The Streptomyces kanamyceticus genome window below encodes:
- a CDS encoding FG-GAP-like repeat-containing protein, producing MLGSAGTVPYAMAEPGGAGGAGENSAIPTGDFNRDGITDLIAGTPEASSHRGRVTVLPGGLDGPVAASKISLTQAGEGVPGASETGDDWGAATAWGDLNADGYADLVIGAPGEDDSSGNTDRSAVTMLYGPEFTSGTDMQLADDFHYKGARFGSAVASGDFNADGKADVFAAATGTGGSWAARLDADHESGGSLTSGDTAIAYADAASGDFNRDGYADVALTYRDQAGKGKVAWFRGGRSGLSRVGVLSVPGGRSVAVGDVNGNGYDDLVIGQPYTAESGAHAGGQVTVVPGTSTGLTSTGAKTVHQATSGVPGAAEAGDAMGWSVAAGDYDADGYADVLTGAPGEDITRSGTSRKDAGTSLLLKGSSAGLTGTGAKAFSQDEPGVPGATESGDRLGSSATLADLSGSGRADLAIGVEGEDAGDGTILQLDSGSSGVPGSSGVYYGRTALGTPVGARLGQALTP from the coding sequence GCGGGCGGCGCGGGCGAGAACTCCGCGATACCCACCGGGGACTTCAACCGTGACGGCATCACCGACCTGATCGCGGGCACCCCCGAGGCGTCGTCGCACCGCGGCCGCGTCACGGTCCTGCCCGGCGGCCTCGACGGGCCCGTGGCCGCGTCGAAGATCTCTCTCACGCAGGCCGGCGAGGGCGTCCCCGGTGCCTCGGAGACCGGCGACGACTGGGGCGCGGCGACCGCGTGGGGTGACCTGAACGCCGACGGGTACGCCGACCTCGTCATCGGCGCCCCCGGCGAGGACGACTCGTCGGGCAACACCGACCGCAGCGCGGTCACGATGCTCTACGGCCCGGAATTCACGTCCGGCACGGACATGCAGCTGGCGGACGACTTCCACTACAAGGGCGCCAGGTTCGGCTCCGCGGTCGCCTCCGGCGACTTCAACGCCGACGGGAAGGCGGACGTGTTCGCCGCCGCGACGGGCACGGGCGGCTCGTGGGCCGCGCGGCTCGACGCCGACCACGAGTCCGGCGGCAGTCTCACCTCGGGCGACACGGCCATCGCGTACGCCGACGCGGCGTCCGGCGACTTCAACCGCGACGGCTACGCGGACGTCGCCCTCACCTACCGCGACCAGGCGGGCAAGGGCAAGGTCGCCTGGTTCAGGGGCGGCCGCTCGGGCCTCAGCCGGGTCGGCGTGCTCTCCGTCCCCGGCGGCCGCTCGGTCGCCGTGGGCGACGTCAACGGCAACGGCTACGACGACCTGGTCATCGGCCAGCCGTACACGGCCGAGTCGGGCGCGCACGCGGGCGGCCAGGTGACGGTGGTGCCCGGCACGTCGACGGGCCTCACGTCGACCGGCGCGAAGACCGTCCACCAGGCCACGTCCGGCGTCCCCGGCGCCGCGGAGGCGGGCGACGCGATGGGCTGGTCGGTCGCGGCGGGCGACTACGACGCCGACGGCTACGCGGACGTCCTGACCGGCGCCCCCGGCGAGGACATCACCCGCTCCGGCACGAGCCGTAAGGACGCGGGCACCTCCCTCCTCCTGAAGGGCTCCTCGGCCGGCCTCACCGGCACGGGCGCGAAGGCCTTCTCGCAGGACGAGCCCGGCGTCCCCGGCGCCACGGAGAGCGGCGACCGCCTCGGCTCGTCCGCGACACTCGCCGACCTGTCCGGCTCGGGCCGCGCGGACCTGGCCATCGGCGTGGAGGGCGAGGACGCGGGCGACGGCACGATCCTCCAGCTGGACAGCGGCAGTTCGGGCGTGCCCGGGTCGAGCGGCGTCTATTACGGGCGTACGGCGCTGGGTACGCCGGTCGGGGCGCGACTCGGCCAGGCGCTGACGCCGTAG
- a CDS encoding type 1 periplasmic-binding domain-containing protein: MRQFGNWLYNTFWANWMRRILTLLGLVAAGVLLWVFLPPIGEPESCASGVEKHGGECIGVNGSGYDFGTPQISEVARAIAKENERFVGDKPHVTVALMLPLQPDIAAERVQLRSEIQGAYLAQYRSNRNESTPLMRLVLANPGDGYAQQAKVVDQLAAMSTDKSQNLRAVTGFNLSLDATEKAISRLTDELHIPVLASRVSADELANPEKSTGKAPYPGLARIIPTNRQQADALASFHGRLKDEETVLVKDTRSHDIYNDSLAKAFSRKEPGPPGPKDQPFESPSITDPGDTGNDFTLIAQNICQSSARYVYFAGRPVHLRLFALKLADVQCKGKKYTIVSGSGSATLNRYMKGDDWAKLRGGDGKEPTITVQYAAPGHPAAWDTELGREGAAKKRPDYFTEPQKELRELRLLIGRGSAGDIGDVRLDDSRTMLVHDGVRTIAKAVLLANAQTEGTVPSLKRVSDMWQRIEATNRVVGTSGLICLTNAGNAYDKPVAVVELNPTTRKLEFVGIGWPQGKPQPADCRVPSGTG; this comes from the coding sequence TTGAGGCAGTTCGGGAACTGGCTGTACAACACGTTCTGGGCCAACTGGATGCGCAGGATCCTCACGCTGCTCGGCCTCGTGGCCGCGGGCGTACTCCTGTGGGTGTTCCTGCCGCCCATCGGCGAACCCGAGAGCTGCGCCTCCGGAGTCGAGAAGCACGGCGGCGAGTGCATCGGCGTCAACGGCTCCGGCTACGACTTCGGTACGCCGCAGATCTCCGAGGTCGCCCGGGCGATCGCGAAGGAGAACGAGCGCTTCGTCGGCGACAAGCCCCACGTCACCGTGGCCCTGATGCTGCCGCTGCAGCCCGACATCGCCGCCGAGCGCGTGCAGTTGCGCAGCGAGATCCAGGGCGCCTACCTCGCGCAGTACCGGTCCAACCGCAACGAGAGCACCCCGCTGATGCGCCTCGTGCTCGCCAACCCCGGTGACGGGTACGCCCAACAGGCCAAGGTCGTCGACCAGTTGGCCGCGATGTCCACCGACAAGAGCCAGAACCTCCGCGCCGTCACCGGCTTCAACCTGAGCCTGGACGCCACGGAGAAGGCCATCTCGCGCCTGACCGACGAACTGCACATCCCGGTCCTCGCGAGCCGCGTCAGCGCGGACGAACTCGCCAACCCGGAGAAGAGCACCGGCAAGGCCCCCTATCCCGGCCTCGCCCGCATCATCCCGACCAACCGGCAGCAGGCGGACGCGCTGGCCAGTTTCCACGGCAGGCTCAAGGACGAGGAGACCGTCCTGGTCAAGGACACGCGGTCGCACGACATCTACAACGACTCGCTCGCCAAGGCCTTCAGCCGCAAGGAACCGGGCCCTCCGGGTCCCAAGGACCAGCCGTTCGAGTCCCCCTCGATCACCGACCCGGGGGACACGGGCAACGACTTCACCCTCATCGCCCAGAACATCTGCCAGTCGTCGGCGCGCTACGTCTACTTCGCGGGCCGCCCCGTACACCTGCGGCTCTTCGCCCTGAAACTGGCCGACGTGCAGTGCAAGGGCAAGAAGTACACGATCGTCAGCGGCTCGGGCTCGGCCACGCTCAACCGCTACATGAAGGGCGACGACTGGGCGAAGCTGCGCGGCGGCGACGGCAAGGAGCCCACCATCACGGTGCAGTACGCGGCTCCGGGGCACCCCGCCGCCTGGGACACGGAGCTGGGCCGCGAGGGCGCGGCGAAGAAGCGTCCCGACTATTTCACCGAGCCCCAGAAGGAGTTGCGCGAACTGCGCCTCCTGATCGGCAGGGGATCCGCGGGCGACATCGGTGACGTCCGCCTGGACGACTCCCGCACCATGCTGGTGCACGACGGCGTCCGCACCATCGCCAAGGCCGTCCTGCTCGCCAACGCCCAGACCGAGGGCACGGTGCCGTCCCTGAAGCGGGTCTCCGACATGTGGCAGCGGATCGAGGCGACCAACCGGGTCGTGGGCACCAGCGGCCTGATCTGCCTCACCAACGCGGGCAACGCCTACGACAAGCCGGTGGCCGTGGTCGAACTGAACCCCACCACGCGGAAGTTGGAGTTCGTCGGCATCGGCTGGCCGCAGGGCAAGCCGCAGCCCGCGGACTGCCGGGTGCCCAGCGGAACGGGGTGA
- a CDS encoding RNA polymerase sigma factor: MGQGGEHRRAAGNDEELTRALGAASAGDEAAFAMVYRCVHPGLLRYLRGLVREDAEDVASEAWLQIVRDLGRFHGGGGEFRRWAATVARHRAIDHLRRQRSRPRASLLSQDALELPGTDDTAAQVLESLSTARVLRLVATLPPDQGEAVLLRVVMGLDGPAAARVLGKRPAAVRAAAYRGLRRLAHELEEARSPRRRAVGGEYAMRRERRAAC; this comes from the coding sequence GTGGGGCAAGGTGGGGAACATCGCCGTGCGGCGGGCAACGACGAGGAGTTGACGCGGGCCCTCGGGGCAGCCAGTGCGGGGGACGAGGCTGCTTTCGCCATGGTTTATCGCTGTGTCCATCCGGGTCTTCTCCGGTACCTGCGCGGCCTCGTCCGCGAGGACGCCGAGGACGTCGCGTCCGAGGCCTGGCTGCAGATCGTCCGCGATCTGGGCCGGTTTCACGGCGGCGGCGGAGAATTCCGCCGATGGGCCGCGACTGTCGCGCGCCACCGTGCCATCGACCATCTGCGCCGCCAGAGGAGCAGGCCGCGCGCCTCGCTCCTCTCCCAGGACGCGCTCGAACTGCCCGGCACGGACGACACCGCCGCCCAGGTCCTCGAGTCGCTCTCCACCGCGCGCGTACTGCGGCTCGTCGCGACGCTTCCGCCCGATCAGGGGGAGGCGGTGCTGTTGCGTGTGGTGATGGGACTCGACGGCCCCGCGGCCGCGCGAGTCCTCGGCAAGCGGCCCGCGGCGGTACGGGCGGCGGCCTATCGCGGACTGCGGCGGCTGGCCCATGAGTTGGAGGAGGCACGGTCTCCTCGGCGACGCGCCGTGGGGGGCGAGTACGCCATGCGCAGGGAGAGACGGGCGGCGTGCTGA
- a CDS encoding DUF4328 domain-containing protein, translating into MLCKECQSNTATTSEGLCDGCVTAAAYAAAPPPARPGSGPATWLRSPVGLGRAVMALLGVVIAVDLYALWAATAMRGVMNDLISGEYGEDIELDAEHADTLYASAGGLQLVALLATCVVFLVWFHRVRVNAEVFDPHVHSKSRGWTVGSWFVPVVNLWFPRRIAIDIWDASGDRSKSLEAPGERETPWLINAWWALWLVSITAGRLAGQRYSDAEEPEKINSALTGMMVSDALDVVAAVLAILFVHRLTRMQDEKARSGPGAVPGGLPLG; encoded by the coding sequence ATGCTGTGCAAAGAATGTCAGTCGAACACGGCGACGACGTCGGAGGGGCTCTGCGACGGCTGCGTCACGGCGGCGGCCTACGCGGCCGCGCCGCCGCCCGCGCGCCCCGGCAGCGGACCTGCCACCTGGCTGCGCTCGCCGGTCGGGCTCGGCCGGGCGGTCATGGCGCTGCTCGGCGTCGTCATCGCCGTCGACCTGTACGCGCTGTGGGCGGCCACCGCGATGCGCGGCGTGATGAACGATCTGATCTCGGGGGAGTACGGCGAGGACATCGAGCTGGACGCCGAGCACGCCGACACGCTCTACGCCAGCGCCGGCGGACTGCAGCTGGTGGCGCTCCTCGCGACCTGCGTCGTCTTCCTCGTCTGGTTCCACCGCGTGCGCGTGAACGCGGAGGTGTTCGACCCGCACGTCCACAGCAAGTCCCGCGGCTGGACGGTGGGCAGCTGGTTCGTGCCGGTCGTGAACCTGTGGTTCCCGCGCCGGATCGCCATCGACATCTGGGACGCGAGCGGTGACCGCTCGAAGAGCCTGGAGGCACCGGGCGAGCGGGAGACGCCCTGGCTGATCAACGCCTGGTGGGCGCTGTGGCTGGTGAGCATCACGGCGGGCCGCCTCGCCGGGCAGCGCTACTCGGATGCGGAGGAGCCCGAGAAGATCAACTCGGCCCTCACCGGGATGATGGTGTCGGACGCGCTCGACGTCGTGGCCGCGGTCCTCGCGATCCTCTTCGTGCACCGTCTGACGCGCATGCAGGACGAGAAGGCGCGGTCGGGTCCGGGGGCGGTGCCGGGCGGCCTTCCGCTGGGCTGA
- a CDS encoding beta-N-acetylhexosaminidase has protein sequence MKRGPVVAAGGALVAGAVVLAVAVWPDEGGGPADPPPSDGKSAASPSPARSYALSKAPDTIPAVREHEAARGPGWRPGDSGRVVVRDEDLADEGRLLAGELKLKYAGQGDPRQGDVELALASGEEAESYTLSVKDRRVRITAPTDAGVFYGTRTLKQEVRGERTAPEGVVRDRPAKARRGFMLDIARKHFDVAWIEDRIRELGDLKFNQLGLHFSDDQAFRVASDSHPEIVSSDHLTKAQVRGIVKLAESRHITVVPEIDSPGHLGAVIRQHPSLQLRDARGIATRGAVDISEPGAAEIVDDLLKEYAELFPGAHWHLGADEYRALTVKDPEASYPQLAAAAREEYGPDGRVQDLATGWLNDRADAVRPFDKKLAAWNDGFFRGGTEQAADDLDVAYWTGKEIGAREPVEYLRAGRKLLNYNDEYLYYVLGQPNTFRYPTGQRIYENWTPLVLRGTRPVSKEYDGQILGGTFAVWCDLAGSQTQEQVARGIRMPLRATVQKLWDPRDPGRSWADFVKLADETG, from the coding sequence GTGAAGCGCGGGCCCGTCGTGGCCGCCGGGGGTGCCCTCGTCGCCGGGGCCGTCGTGCTCGCCGTCGCCGTCTGGCCCGATGAAGGCGGGGGGCCCGCGGATCCGCCCCCTTCGGACGGGAAGTCCGCCGCCTCGCCAAGCCCAGCCAGGAGTTACGCCCTCTCCAAGGCGCCCGACACCATCCCCGCCGTGCGCGAGCACGAGGCGGCGCGCGGTCCCGGCTGGCGTCCCGGGGACTCGGGCCGTGTGGTCGTCCGCGATGAGGACCTGGCCGACGAGGGCCGCCTGCTCGCCGGTGAGCTGAAGCTGAAGTACGCGGGTCAGGGCGATCCCCGGCAGGGGGACGTGGAGCTGGCGCTCGCGTCGGGGGAGGAAGCCGAGTCGTACACCCTCTCCGTGAAGGACCGCCGGGTGCGGATCACGGCCCCCACGGACGCGGGCGTCTTCTACGGGACGCGGACCCTGAAGCAGGAGGTGCGCGGGGAGAGGACCGCTCCCGAGGGCGTCGTACGGGACCGTCCGGCCAAGGCGCGGCGCGGCTTCATGCTGGACATCGCCCGCAAGCACTTCGACGTGGCGTGGATCGAGGACCGGATCCGGGAGCTCGGCGACCTCAAGTTCAACCAGCTGGGGCTGCACTTCTCCGACGACCAGGCGTTCCGCGTCGCGTCCGATTCGCACCCCGAGATCGTCTCCTCGGACCACCTCACCAAGGCGCAGGTCCGCGGCATCGTGAAACTGGCCGAGAGCCGCCACATCACCGTCGTGCCGGAGATCGACTCGCCGGGCCACCTCGGCGCGGTCATCCGCCAGCACCCCTCCCTCCAGCTCCGCGACGCCCGGGGCATCGCCACGCGCGGCGCCGTCGACATCTCCGAGCCGGGCGCGGCGGAGATCGTCGACGATCTCCTGAAGGAGTACGCGGAGCTGTTCCCCGGCGCGCACTGGCACCTCGGCGCCGACGAGTACCGCGCCCTCACGGTCAAGGACCCCGAGGCCTCCTACCCGCAGCTGGCCGCCGCCGCCCGCGAGGAGTACGGCCCCGACGGGCGGGTGCAGGACCTCGCGACGGGCTGGCTCAACGACCGGGCCGACGCCGTGCGCCCGTTCGACAAGAAGCTGGCGGCCTGGAACGACGGGTTCTTCCGGGGCGGGACCGAGCAGGCCGCCGACGACCTCGACGTGGCGTACTGGACGGGCAAGGAGATCGGCGCGCGCGAGCCCGTCGAGTACCTGCGCGCGGGCCGGAAACTCCTCAACTACAACGACGAGTACCTCTACTACGTGCTCGGCCAGCCCAACACCTTCCGCTACCCGACCGGGCAGCGGATCTACGAGAACTGGACCCCGCTGGTGCTCCGCGGCACGCGCCCGGTGAGCAAGGAGTACGACGGCCAGATCCTCGGCGGCACCTTCGCCGTCTGGTGCGACCTGGCGGGCTCGCAGACCCAGGAGCAGGTGGCGCGGGGCATCCGGATGCCGCTGCGGGCGACGGTGCAGAAGCTGTGGGACCCGCGCGATCCGGGGCGGTCCTGGGCCGACTTCGTGAAGCTGGCGGACGAGACGGGCTGA
- a CDS encoding 2-oxo-4-hydroxy-4-carboxy-5-ureidoimidazoline decarboxylase, translating to MPSPAQERTLPPHRSPSPTGRAALQQLNSATPDAAEAALLTCCGSGYWARQVAAHRPYPDLDALLAAGDEASYDLAPSDLAEALASEPLDPTVPQQGSHPRAPVASRGRGTYTAVHTALRAAHAAYESRFGHSFVICLDDAAPSEALDLLLSGLRSRLGNDPEDERAIAAEELRRLARGRIARLTMAPASHDTDTTHERAAGHAARETRPRPRPDSPYVPV from the coding sequence TTGCCGTCCCCTGCCCAGGAGCGCACGCTGCCCCCGCACCGTTCCCCTAGTCCCACCGGCCGCGCCGCCCTGCAGCAACTGAACTCCGCCACACCGGACGCGGCCGAAGCCGCCCTGCTCACCTGCTGCGGCAGCGGGTACTGGGCCCGCCAGGTCGCCGCCCACCGGCCCTACCCCGACCTGGACGCGCTCCTCGCCGCGGGCGACGAGGCGTCGTACGACCTGGCGCCCTCCGACCTCGCCGAGGCCCTGGCGAGCGAGCCCCTCGACCCCACGGTCCCGCAACAGGGATCGCACCCGCGCGCGCCCGTGGCCAGCAGGGGCCGCGGCACCTACACCGCCGTGCACACCGCGCTGCGCGCCGCCCACGCCGCGTACGAGAGCCGTTTCGGGCACTCCTTCGTGATCTGCCTCGACGACGCCGCGCCGAGCGAGGCCCTCGACCTGCTGCTCTCCGGCCTCCGGTCACGCCTCGGCAACGATCCTGAGGACGAGCGCGCCATCGCCGCCGAGGAGCTGCGCAGGCTCGCCCGCGGCCGGATCGCGCGGCTGACCATGGCCCCGGCCAGTCATGACACGGACACCACGCACGAGAGGGCCGCGGGACACGCCGCCCGCGAAACCCGCCCGCGGCCGCGTCCCGATAGCCCGTACGTGCCTGTTTGA
- the sdhC gene encoding succinate dehydrogenase, cytochrome b556 subunit: MPAGTLYRGREGMWSWVAHRVTGVLIFFFLFVHVLDTALVRVSPEAYDDVVATYKTPIVALLEYGLVAAILFHALNGLRVIAVDFWSKGPRFQKQMLWTVVGIWLVLMVGALYPVLGHAVREVFGS, translated from the coding sequence GTGCCGGCTGGAACGCTGTACCGCGGCCGGGAAGGCATGTGGTCATGGGTGGCTCACCGAGTCACCGGTGTCCTCATTTTCTTCTTCCTGTTCGTGCATGTCCTCGACACCGCTCTCGTCCGCGTCTCTCCGGAGGCGTACGACGACGTCGTGGCTACCTACAAGACGCCGATCGTCGCTCTCCTTGAGTACGGCCTGGTCGCCGCCATCCTCTTCCACGCGCTCAACGGCCTGCGCGTCATCGCCGTGGACTTCTGGTCGAAGGGTCCCCGCTTCCAGAAGCAGATGCTCTGGACCGTCGTCGGCATCTGGCTCGTCCTGATGGTCGGGGCGCTCTACCCCGTCCTCGGCCACGCCGTCCGCGAAGTCTTCGGGAGCTGA
- a CDS encoding succinate dehydrogenase hydrophobic membrane anchor subunit — translation MSDTTLEKSGTSGVGPVEGVSLYDADNPAPVIEAPRKRTSKTPRSTRGNFEMAAWLFMRLSGVVLVVLVLGHLLIQLVLDGGVSKIGFAFVAGRWASPFWQVWDLLMLWLAMLHGANGLRTVINDYAERANTRLWLKGLLYTATVFTILLGTLVIFTFDPNIR, via the coding sequence ATGTCCGACACCACGCTTGAGAAGTCCGGAACGTCCGGGGTCGGCCCCGTCGAGGGCGTCTCGCTCTACGACGCCGACAACCCGGCCCCGGTCATCGAGGCCCCGCGCAAGCGGACCTCCAAGACCCCGCGCTCGACCCGCGGCAACTTCGAGATGGCCGCATGGCTCTTCATGCGCCTGTCCGGCGTCGTCCTGGTCGTCCTCGTCCTCGGCCACCTGCTGATCCAGCTGGTGCTCGACGGCGGTGTCTCGAAGATCGGCTTCGCGTTCGTCGCGGGTCGCTGGGCCTCGCCGTTCTGGCAGGTCTGGGACCTGCTGATGCTGTGGCTCGCGATGCTGCACGGCGCGAACGGCCTGCGCACGGTCATCAACGACTACGCGGAGCGCGCGAACACGCGCCTGTGGCTCAAGGGCCTGCTGTACACCGCCACGGTGTTCACCATCCTTCTGGGCACGCTGGTGATCTTCACCTTCGACCCGAACATCCGCTAA